GAGACCTGCTGCTCTTCCTGGGAagcaactggggaaagagcacgGGCACACTGAGCCTTCGGACCAGGCAAAGGGCCCCTGTGAGGGTCAGTCTGATTCTGGTTTGGAGGCCAAAGTGTGTCATGAAGACAAAGTGCCGAGTGTGGCATCCAGCAGGGAGAGAGTAACTGTTGTGGCAGAAACGCCCCTGAAAGAAACATCCCCTTCCTCGGCCAAGGAAGGTGTGTCCTCCTTGGGTTTGCATGCGTTTGCTGCCGGTgaatccttctccagctttctccaGTGCTTTCCAAGGCTGCTTCATTGGCTGTTCTTTTCATTGATGAGTATGACTGCTCTTGTTATTATGCTTGAAGAGTGCGTAGCAGATAATATGGTTGCATAGGTGCTGTATGACAACATGGTTTCCCACCATTGCGGCTGATTCCTGATTTTTTTACTTTGCCATGATAAATATGCTTTGCAGCTAAGCTGATTCCTCTGTGTAAGCCTTTTTCCCCCATCTTCGATGTGTTTGCCAGTCACATTGCTAatctatgtatatttttttctttttggtgcagagattcatctgcttttctttaaaaaagtagATTTATTGACTTTGGCTATGACATAAAGAGGCTTAAACTGTAGAAATGTTTTAATTTGCAGTGTGCAAGGttgctgtgttttgggtttttgttttttggttgtgttttttgggggtggggtttttttgggttggttttttttttttttttgatgtatttGCTTCAATGCATCTGGTTTAGCTTCCCTAAAGCTATCGCTTCTTATGTCATATCCTTGCCATTCATTGCAGTCCACCCCTCCTCTCTTCAATCATTGCCAGAACTCTGATTTTTTGTGTGTCCTACCTTATTACAAATGTTTATCCCTGCTAGAGTGCCCTTCTTAGGCAAAACCTCCATCAGTTCCACTGGGACATTTGCCTTCATAGTGAAGTTTAGGACTGGGTGCATAGAGTGAAGTTCTCATCTGGTTGCTGAACAAAATATTTACTGcaatcaaatttatttttttttccaatatgtgAGAACTAGGCTTCAGAATTTTCCTTTTAATGGTATTTCTTTTCAGCCAGTACAGCAAGGTACAAAGACAGATTTTGTGGAGTAGTGAGGTACCCATTCACTACCTGGCTAAGAAATGCTACATTTGAGAGGCTGGTGTTCTGGCTGGTCCAGCTAAAGAATATTAAATGCCTTTGACAGTCAGAATATGTTTCGATGACATTGGTCTTGTTCATTTGCACTACAGTAAGAAGCACAATAGGATACATAAAGTCAGTATCTAGCTGTTTAATTTCTGTGAAACCAGGATGATATCAACTCAGTGGCCATGTTTTTATGCTTCATAGGGTTTGCAAGTAAATCATCACATGCAAAAACATAAAGGAGCAAAATTATTGTAGTTGTAGAGCTCTGGTTTTTCTACCTGCAGAGTTCAGAATGGCAGTTGCTTTTTTGACTAAATGTTAACATATGCGAATATTTGAAAAATGACAAATGCTTTAATACTAATTGTTCTAAAGACTTCTGATTCATTGGAGCAAAAAGATGACTCCATGGACTTTAAATCAGTTATGGGGAGATTCAGAATTGGTCCAATGCTTATTGTAACGAGCTTTAGAAAAAACACATAAAACTATTTTTACGAATTATGGGAGAAAGTTCTGCCACATTCTGCAGTATCTGTCTCCATATTTTCCATTATAAGAAGGTATCATTATTTTCCATGGGATATTAAAAAAGAACATGCTATTAATGATTAACAGAGCATGTATAAAAACCCACTTAACTAGATATTACTCCCTAAAAATATGGTGACATACCATAAGACTagcttttttacttttaaattaacTTAATTAGGGCCTGATGTACAGTCACTGAAACATGCCAAGTACTCTTTTACAGCTGACGGTGGCTGGTCATTTTGAAGACACACCTTTAAGATCTGGGACTATTATTATCATAGTTCTGTTCCTGATTTACACATACTGGTTTCATGATGGCAGTGAAATTTTTGTCATTTGCTGAAGAGTGAATGTCAAAAGTTGGTAtaattcaaaaaacagcctcttctGACACAAAACCTTTTGTATGCATTATTTATTTAGTTTAGGTTGCTTgtagaagaaaaatgtaaaaaaagttATAGAAATGTATAAGTGTGCATGTTTTAAATGTCAGCAACACACAAAGTTACTATTGATTTGATGACTTCTTGCAAACTTTACTAACACAGAACTAACAAACTAGAGAGTCCAGCAAAGCATACCAATGAAGTGAGAATTGCTTGTGATTTTACTGTGATGTACAAACCATGAAGATAAAAAATTCACATGAAATCATCTCATTTCAGTGGTCACAACTCACATTTTCACTATAAAACCTCATATATTGAAAGGAAACTAGGGTTTAACACTTTAAAGCAGATTTCTAGGTGGTTTGCCTTGTTGCATGTTTgcatctccctccctctccttacCATCATTCATACCAAGATGTTGTTGTAAGCCACGTGACTGTCTGCCTGTGTAAGTGCTTTAATAATTTTGttataaaacccaaacaaactactTCAGGTTTACTTGCAGCCACGAAGATGGATTTCCGTGTCCAGGAGGGTGCACACCTTTTCACAGCAGAACCATTAGACACAAAGCAACAAGAATCTGGGACAGACAGTAAGACTGGTGAGCAACCTAAGCACGATGCCTTAGTTCCACAGCCGGCAAAAACAGAGGCTTTAGATAAAAAGGATTCGCAGagcaaagacaaagaaaaaatgcCTTCATCTCTATCAGAACAGATCTTGGAAACTGATTCACAAAAGAAAGGGGAACTCAGTTTTGCAGAACTTGCTGCCAAACCTCCCGCTTCTCAAGCACAAAAGGACTTGTTGTCTGAACTGCCTAAAGGGAGCAAAACAGAAGAAAGGACTGCAGATGTGCCCTCATCATCCAGCCAGGTCCTATCTATGAAATTTAAAGATGACCTTAAAGATGTCCAAGATTTTGCAATCAGCCACGGTGACAGTTCTCTGTTGCCATCTGAACCCAaggcagaaacatccaaaagtGAACTTCCTTCAGGCCCatctcctgctgtcccccaggagctTCCATTCAAAGACAgttccaaaacaaaacaggaacccCCTGACCAACTGTTTGCCGAAGATCTTACTAAAGATGAACAGTTGTACAGAGACAGGACGCTAGCTCTGCAAGAATTCTCAGCAGTAACTGTAGATGGCCTGAAAACGCCAAGCACCCAGAAAGTAGCTGCATGGGGGGAGGAAAAGGACATGACCAAGGATGAGAGTGATGAGGAAGAAAGGTATGACTTCTATGATAAAGGGGAGGCTCGAATATTAGATGATGGTAAATTTACCGCAAAACCTGAAGTGAAGACACTTTCCCTAGACAAAGCAGACTTTGAAAAGGATGGTGAAGCTAAGAAGTCACCTGATAtcctcaaaagagaaaaagaaatggatcAAAGTGGGCTCTCAGCAACAGTAGACAAGAAAAAAGAGGTCCAGCCAAGCACACAGATACCCCCAGCCACATTAAGCCATGAACTCACCCTTGAAAAAACAGTAGAGCACCCTGATACCACTCAGTTATCCAGAGTTACAGAGAAAGCCCCTGACGCACCAAGTTTAACCACTGATAAGACTCATACTCTAGAACCTTCTCAAGAGAAAGATGTTAAAAAGGATACCAAGGAGGATAAGACAAGTGTTTCAGCTCCTCATCAAATGAAAGAAGAGGAGGATCGATCAGGAATGTCGAAGTATTTTGAAACCTCTGCTCTGAAAGAGGAAGCCTTCAAAGCAGATGCTCTGAAACAAGGCAGTGATTACTATGAGCTTAGTGACACTAAAGAGAGCACGTATGAGCCTTATCAGACAGATCGTCTAATACCTGAagacaaagaggaggaggaggaggaagaattaCAGGCAGAATTGGATCAGCAGCAAAGTGTACCTGCTCATGAAATAGGGTACAGTACCCTGGCCCAGAGCTTTGCACCAGACAAATCTGAAGAACCAAGCTCCCCAACAGAAAGAATGTTCACTATTGACCCCAAAGTCTATGGGGATAAGAGAGAGCTCCACAGTAAAAATAAAGATGACCTAACTCTGAGCAGGAGCTTGGGACTTGGGGGGAGATCTGCAATTGAACAGAGAAGTATGTCTATAAACCTGCCCATGTCCTGCCTGGATTCAATAGCTCTAGGGTTTAGCTTTGGTCGTGCACATGATCTTTCTCCCCTCGCTTCGGATATTCTGACTAACACTAGTGGAAGTATGGATGAAGGTGATGACTACTTGCCAGCAACCACACCAGCATTGGAGAAGGCCCCCTGCTTCCCCATTGATAGCAGAGAGGAAGATGAGCAcattgaagaagaaaaagcaatggTAGAAGAAAAAGTCCAGCCTGAGACCTTGACCGAATCACCTTTCCTGGCCAAAGATTATTACAAAAATGGCTCTGTCCTGGCTCCTGACCTGCCTGAAATGTTAGACTTAGCAGGGACAAGATCTAGATTAGCCTCTGTGAGTGCAGATGCTGAGATGGCACAAAAGAAGTCAGTTCCTTCTGATACTGTTGTGGAAGACAGCAGCGCAGCTCTGCCACATGTGACAGATGAAAACCACGTAACTCTAAAAGCGGAAAGCCAGCTAGAGGACTTGGGCTACTGTGTTTTCAATAAGTACACAGTCCCACTCCCTTCTCCGGTTCAGGACAGTGAGAATTTAACCAGTGACACTTGTCCCTTTTATGAAGGCACAGACGAAAAACTGAGACGCGGCCTAGCTCCTGACCTGTCTTTAATAGAAGTGAAGCTGGCAGCAGCTGAAAAATCGAAAGAAGAATTCCTCAGTGAAAAAGACTTAGGTCAGCGTGGCACTGGTGAGTCTGTTCTGGCCAGGGACTTtgagcaggagaaaaaagagaagctGGATACTGTGCTAGAAAAAGGTGAAGATCAAGTTGACTCTAAAGAGGTCTATTCCATTAAACGTGCAGAGCCTGAGAAGACAAGACCTGAGGCAATCTTAGAAATGAAAGAAGAGAGTGTGGCTGACAAAGTTCATGTAACTGATGATACAATGTATGACAGAATATCAGCATCAGCAGTAGCCATAGAAAGAGGTGCTGTTTCTTTGTtgatggagaaggaggagaagactcTTAGTGTTGTTCCTGAAATAGCTGAAATAGAAGCTCCAATAAAACCAGATTACAACGCTATAAAGCATGATATGGAAGTGGCTGCAAGGAGAGCTGACCAAGAATATCAGAGTCAATTAGAGTCTAAGATCAGTGAGGTTGTTTCTCTTCCTTCAGGGAAGGACAAAGCCTCTGTTAAAAGAGCAGAGCCTGAAACCAAAGACACTCAACAGAAAGATCAGACTGTCCTGTCCAGAGAAGCGAAGGATGCAGATGTACTTTCCAAGACCGAGCCTAGTTATGTGAAGGACAGCACCAAACTGTCTGAAACAGAAATTAAGGAAAAAGTAACTAAACCTGATCTGGTGCATCAAGAGGCAGTTGATAAAGAGGAATCTTATGAATCTAGTGGAGAGCATGATCAAGCCCAAGAAGGTTTGAATGGAGAATCTTTGAAACCAGAGGATATCAAAGCAGAACCTCCAAAACCACCTGTGTCTGGGGAAGAGATGCCTGCACAGTTACCAGCAAAGGAACCTTCTGAGGAGCTTCTTCCAAAAGCCGAGCCTCTCCAGGAAGAGCCTTCTGAGATTCAGATGGAGAGCATACCACAGCCTGCAGAAGGAACTGAAAAGATTCGTGATACAGCTGTGAAACCTGTGGAAATCCAAGAGCTGCCACCATGTGAAGTGACAGCTGGGGCCACAAAAGGGGAAGAACAcgaggaagaagaggtagaagtagggcaagaggaaaaagaagaggatAAACAGCATCTTGTATCGGAAATGCCCCCAGAAATAGACTTTGGGAAACCTACTGCTGAAGAAATGCTAGCCAAGGGTAGCCCAGAAGCACTACCTGAACTGAAAGGCATCATTGAATCAGTGGTGACAGTGGAGGATGACTTTATCACAGTGGTGCAGACAACAGTTGATGAGGGTGAATCTGCTACTCACAGTGTGCGCTTTGCTGCTACCCAGCAGGAAGACATTGAAACAGGGGACTCCCAGGCTGAAGAGGAGCCGGAGGTTGAGGAAGTGGCCGACATTGAAGTTGAGCCCAAGGAGGGCTCTCCAGAAGCTCCTGCTTCaccccagagagaagagatcttgCTCACTGACTACAAGACAGAGACGTGTGATGATTACAAAGATGAAACAACAATCGATGACTCCATCATGGACACAGACAGTCTCTGGGCAGATACTCAAGGTGTGCATTATCCTTTCTGTTTTGTCTGTTAAATATTTTTGCTTCCAAATTATAATGATCAAAAAGTAAAATTATTATAGTTGTAATAGTAATCTTCGCATGTTCCAGAAAAATGGTAAAATAGTCTGCCTTTTTTATTAATCCGCCTGCTCTgtcttcagttatttttttccctgctccacTGTAGTATGGTTAACATTTGTTACTAATCTTTTGTTTGTTGTTATAATTTGCTCTGATCCTACAGATGATGATAGGAGCATCATGACTGAACAGTTAGAGACTGTTCCTAAagaggagaaggcagagagagaattaCGAAGATCATCTCTCGATAAGCATAAAAAAGAGAAACCTTTTAAAACTGGGAGAGGCAGGATTTCTACTCCTGAAAGGAAAATAGCTAAAAAGGAACCTAGCACACTCTCCAGAGATgaagtgagaaggaaaaaaggttcaTTTAACACTACCTAttactatatatatgtatataattttattttattttactgttttacagTACTATACGGTTACTCTGTTGTAGATGATGTGCACCTTAACAGTAGTGTGGTAGTGTACAACTCTATGAAAAGCCATGTGTAAGGCTCACTGCTCCACTGGTCCCATTTCATTCTAGGCATGCCCCCCAGTCCCTGGGTAACACACATGAGGTGCTTCCCCTCTTCCAACTTAGGATTTGTTCACCACAGTAGAAGCGGCGCATTGGGTTGGAGTTGTGGAGCAGTGGGCCTGCCACTTGATGTATTGTCATATGAAactgtttgctggtttttttcctgattgtatgttttttgtgttttcttgtccATAGCAGTGTATAAGAAAACTGAACTTGCTAAAAAAACTGAAGTTCAGGCCCACTCTCCctccaggaaaataattttaaaacctgCTATCAAATATACTAGACCAACTCATCTCTCCTGTGTTAAACGGAAGCAGACAGGTGACTGCGTTCTATTCAGTTATGCAATGTGGCTGGCAAAcatagacattttttttttaaatctcatggCAATAGCAGCTtctcaattttttatttttttttactccaaGAATATCAGTCTTCACAAATAGTATTGCTTTTTTAGTGTTTTgtatcattattattttctttcattcctggtatttgtttttttgtttaatggAGGCCATGATCATGTATGCTTGTCATTGCTTCGACCTCCAAGTGCTGTGGTTGTAACTTGGCATTGTGCTTATAGTGTGGTGTTGTAGGAATCTctactcatctttttttttttttttttcttttaattacgccttttttttgtttgtttttctggtgggAAAATGTTGACAGCGTAAACCATGGTATGCATTtccattattttgcttttttactcTCATGCATAAT
Above is a genomic segment from Patagioenas fasciata isolate bPatFas1 chromosome 7, bPatFas1.hap1, whole genome shotgun sequence containing:
- the MAP2 gene encoding microtubule-associated protein 2 isoform X29, which translates into the protein MAEDRKEEAKAPHWTSGQLTEASSHPHSPEIKEQGGAGAGLVRSANGFPYREDEEPGLGGHEQPGTYACTKENGINGELSAGDRETAEEVSARIVQVVTAEAVAVLKGEQEKEAQHKDQPGPLPLVEESANLPPSPPPSPASEQTGALEEGLLAATKMDFRVQEGAHLFTAEPLDTKQQESGTDSKTGEQPKHDALVPQPAKTEALDKKDSQSKDKEKMPSSLSEQILETDSQKKGELSFAELAAKPPASQAQKDLLSELPKGSKTEERTADVPSSSSQVLSMKFKDDLKDVQDFAISHGDSSLLPSEPKAETSKSELPSGPSPAVPQELPFKDSSKTKQEPPDQLFAEDLTKDEQLYRDRTLALQEFSAVTVDGLKTPSTQKVAAWGEEKDMTKDESDEEERYDFYDKGEARILDDGKFTAKPEVKTLSLDKADFEKDGEAKKSPDILKREKEMDQSGLSATVDKKKEVQPSTQIPPATLSHELTLEKTVEHPDTTQLSRVTEKAPDAPSLTTDKTHTLEPSQEKDVKKDTKEDKTSVSAPHQMKEEEDRSGMSKYFETSALKEEAFKADALKQGSDYYELSDTKESTYEPYQTDRLIPEDKEEEEEEELQAELDQQQSVPAHEIGYSTLAQSFAPDKSEEPSSPTERMFTIDPKVYGDKRELHSKNKDDLTLSRSLGLGGRSAIEQRSMSINLPMSCLDSIALGFSFGRAHDLSPLASDILTNTSGSMDEGDDYLPATTPALEKAPCFPIDSREEDEHIEEEKAMVEEKVQPETLTESPFLAKDYYKNGSVLAPDLPEMLDLAGTRSRLASVSADAEMAQKKSVPSDTVVEDSSAALPHVTDENHVTLKAESQLEDLGYCVFNKYTVPLPSPVQDSENLTSDTCPFYEGTDEKLRRGLAPDLSLIEVKLAAAEKSKEEFLSEKDLGQRGTGESVLARDFEQEKKEKLDTVLEKGEDQVDSKEVYSIKRAEPEKTRPEAILEMKEESVADKVHVTDDTMYDRISASAVAIERGAVSLLMEKEEKTLSVVPEIAEIEAPIKPDYNAIKHDMEVAARRADQEYQSQLESKISEVVSLPSGKDKASVKRAEPETKDTQQKDQTVLSREAKDADVLSKTEPSYVKDSTKLSETEIKEKVTKPDLVHQEAVDKEESYESSGEHDQAQEGLNGESLKPEDIKAEPPKPPVSGEEMPAQLPAKEPSEELLPKAEPLQEEPSEIQMESIPQPAEGTEKIRDTAVKPVEIQELPPCEVTAGATKGEEHEEEEVEVGQEEKEEDKQHLVSEMPPEIDFGKPTAEEMLAKGSPEALPELKGIIESVVTVEDDFITVVQTTVDEGESATHSVRFAATQQEDIETGDSQAEEEPEVEEVADIEVEPKEGSPEAPASPQREEILLTDYKTETCDDYKDETTIDDSIMDTDSLWADTQDDDRSIMTEQLETVPKEEKAERELRRSSLDKHKKEKPFKTGRGRISTPERKIAKKEPSTLSRDEVRRKKAVYKKTELAKKTEVQAHSPSRKIILKPAIKYTRPTHLSCVKRKQTAGGETNQAPAVFKQAKEKLSDGVSKSPEKRSSLPRPSSILPPRRGVSGDRDREENSLSLTASLSSSVRRTTRSEPIRSRTGKSGTSTPTTPGSTAITPGTPPSYASRTPGTPGTPSYSRTPHTPGTPKSAILVPTEKKVAIIRTPPKSPATPKQLRVINQPLPDLKNVRSKIGSTDNIKYQPKGGQVQIVTKKIDLSHVTSKCGSLKNIHHKPGGGRVKIESVKLDFKEKAQAKVGSLENAHHVPGGGNVKIDSQKLNFREHAKARVDHGAEIITQSPGRSSVASPRRLSNVSSSGSINLLESPQLATLAEDVTAALAKQGL
- the MAP2 gene encoding microtubule-associated protein 2 isoform X28; the encoded protein is MAEDRKEEAKAPHWTSGQLTEASSHPHSPEIKEQGGAGAGLVRSANGFPYREDEEPGLGGHEQPGTYACTKENGINGELSAGDRETAEEVSARIVQVVTAEAVAVLKGEQEKEAQHKDQPGPLPLVEESANLPPSPPPSPASEQTGALEEGLLAATKMDFRVQEGAHLFTAEPLDTKQQESGTDSKTGEQPKHDALVPQPAKTEALDKKDSQSKDKEKMPSSLSEQILETDSQKKGELSFAELAAKPPASQAQKDLLSELPKGSKTEERTADVPSSSSQVLSMKFKDDLKDVQDFAISHGDSSLLPSEPKAETSKSELPSGPSPAVPQELPFKDSSKTKQEPPDQLFAEDLTKDEQLYRDRTLALQEFSAVTVDGLKTPSTQKVAAWGEEKDMTKDESDEEERYDFYDKGEARILDDGKFTAKPEVKTLSLDKADFEKDGEAKKSPDILKREKEMDQSGLSATVDKKKEVQPSTQIPPATLSHELTLEKTVEHPDTTQLSRVTEKAPDAPSLTTDKTHTLEPSQEKDVKKDTKEDKTSVSAPHQMKEEEDRSGMSKYFETSALKEEAFKADALKQGSDYYELSDTKESTYEPYQTDRLIPEDKEEEEEEELQAELDQQQSVPAHEIGYSTLAQSFAPDKSEEPSSPTERMFTIDPKVYGDKRELHSKNKDDLTLSRSLGLGGRSAIEQRSMSINLPMSCLDSIALGFSFGRAHDLSPLASDILTNTSGSMDEGDDYLPATTPALEKAPCFPIDSREEDEHIEEEKAMVEEKVQPETLTESPFLAKDYYKNGSVLAPDLPEMLDLAGTRSRLASVSADAEMAQKKSVPSDTVVEDSSAALPHVTDENHVTLKAESQLEDLGYCVFNKYTVPLPSPVQDSENLTSDTCPFYEGTDEKLRRGLAPDLSLIEVKLAAAEKSKEEFLSEKDLGQRGTGESVLARDFEQEKKEKLDTVLEKGEDQVDSKEVYSIKRAEPEKTRPEAILEMKEESVADKVHVTDDTMYDRISASAVAIERGAVSLLMEKEEKTLSVVPEIAEIEAPIKPDYNAIKHDMEVAARRADQEYQSQLESKISEVVSLPSGKDKASVKRAEPETKDTQQKDQTVLSREAKDADVLSKTEPSYVKDSTKLSETEIKEKVTKPDLVHQEAVDKEESYESSGEHDQAQEGLNGESLKPEDIKAEPPKPPVSGEEMPAQLPAKEPSEELLPKAEPLQEEPSEIQMESIPQPAEGTEKIRDTAVKPVEIQELPPCEVTAGATKGEEHEEEEVEVGQEEKEEDKQHLVSEMPPEIDFGKPTAEEMLAKGSPEALPELKGIIESVVTVEDDFITVVQTTVDEGESATHSVRFAATQQEDIETGDSQAEEEPEVEEVADIEVEPKEGSPEAPASPQREEILLTDYKTETCDDYKDETTIDDSIMDTDSLWADTQDDDRSIMTEQLETVPKEEKAERELRRSSLDKHKKEKPFKTGRGRISTPERKIAKKEPSTLSRDEVRRKKVYKKTELAKKTEVQAHSPSRKIILKPAIKYTRPTHLSCVKRKQTAAGGETNQAPAVFKQAKEKLSDGVSKSPEKRSSLPRPSSILPPRRGVSGDRDREENSLSLTASLSSSVRRTTRSEPIRSRTGKSGTSTPTTPGSTAITPGTPPSYASRTPGTPGTPSYSRTPHTPGTPKSAILVPTEKKVAIIRTPPKSPATPKQLRVINQPLPDLKNVRSKIGSTDNIKYQPKGGQVQIVTKKIDLSHVTSKCGSLKNIHHKPGGGRVKIESVKLDFKEKAQAKVGSLENAHHVPGGGNVKIDSQKLNFREHAKARVDHGAEIITQSPGRSSVASPRRLSNVSSSGSINLLESPQLATLAEDVTAALAKQGL
- the MAP2 gene encoding microtubule-associated protein 2 isoform X4, whose amino-acid sequence is MAEDRKEEAKAPHWTSGQLTEASSHPHSPEIKEQGGAGAGLVRSANGFPYREDEEPGLGGHEQPGTYACTKENGINGELSAGDRETAEVSARIVQVVTAEAVAVLKGEQEKEAQHKDQPGPLPLAVEESANLPPSPPPSPASEQTGALEEGLLAATKMDFRVQEGAHLFTAEPLDTKQQESGTDSKTGEQPKHDALVPQPAKTEALDKKDSQSKDKEKMPSSLSEQILETDSQKKGELSFAELAAKPPASQAQKDLLSELPKGSKTEERTADVPSSSSQVLSMKFKDDLKDVQDFAISHGDSSLLPSEPKAETSKSELPSGPSPAVPQELPFKDSSKTKQEPPDQLFAEDLTKDEQLYRDRTLALQEFSAVTVDGLKTPSTQKVAAWGEEKDMTKDESDEEERYDFYDKGEARILDDGKFTAKPEVKTLSLDKADFEKDGEAKKSPDILKREKEMDQSGLSATVDKKKEVQPSTQIPPATLSHELTLEKTVEHPDTTQLSRVTEKAPDAPSLTTDKTHTLEPSQEKDVKKDTKEDKTSVSAPHQMKEEEDRSGMSKYFETSALKEEAFKADALKQGSDYYELSDTKESTYEPYQTDRLIPEDKEEEEEEELQAELDQQQSVPAHEIGYSTLAQSFAPDKSEEPSSPTERMFTIDPKVYGDKRELHSKNKDDLTLSRSLGLGGRSAIEQRSMSINLPMSCLDSIALGFSFGRAHDLSPLASDILTNTSGSMDEGDDYLPATTPALEKAPCFPIDSREEDEHIEEEKAMVEEKVQPETLTESPFLAKDYYKNGSVLAPDLPEMLDLAGTRSRLASVSADAEMAQKKSVPSDTVVEDSSAALPHVTDENHVTLKAESQLEDLGYCVFNKYTVPLPSPVQDSENLTSDTCPFYEGTDEKLRRGLAPDLSLIEVKLAAAEKSKEEFLSEKDLGQRGTGESVLARDFEQEKKEKLDTVLEKGEDQVDSKEVYSIKRAEPEKTRPEAILEMKEESVADKVHVTDDTMYDRISASAVAIERGAVSLLMEKEEKTLSVVPEIAEIEAPIKPDYNAIKHDMEVAARRADQEYQSQLESKISEVVSLPSGKDKASVKRAEPETKDTQQKDQTVLSREAKDADVLSKTEPSYVKDSTKLSETEIKEKVTKPDLVHQEAVDKEESYESSGEHDQAQEGLNGESLKPEDIKAEPPKPPVSGEEMPAQLPAKEPSEELLPKAEPLQEEPSEIQMESIPQPAEGTEKIRDTAVKPVEIQELPPCEVTAGATKGEEHEEEEVEVGQEEKEEDKQHLVSEMPPEIDFGKPTAEEMLAKGSPEALPELKGIIESVVTVEDDFITVVQTTVDEGESATHSVRFAATQQEDIETGDSQAEEEPEVEEVADIEVEPKEGSPEAPASPQREEILLTDYKTETCDDYKDETTIDDSIMDTDSLWADTQDDDRSIMTEQLETVPKEEKAERELRRSSLDKHKKEKPFKTGRGRISTPERKIAKKEPSTLSRDEVRRKKAVYKKTELAKKTEVQAHSPSRKIILKPAIKYTRPTHLSCVKRKQTAAGGETNQAPAVFKQAKEKLSTASLSKIPASKSRAKSLLPPRPSSACSLTTKRATFLDTDSYYVRPSSAGPRDCLPYSKSDAKDGVSKSPEKRSSLPRPSSILPPRRGVSGDRDREENSLSLTASLSSSVRRTTRSEPIRSRTGKSGTSTPTTPGSTAITPGTPPSYASRTPGTPGTPSYSRTPHTPGTPKSAILVPTEKKVAIIRTPPKSPATPKQLRVINQPLPDLKNVRSKIGSTDNIKYQPKGGQVRILNKKIDFSDVQSRCGSRDNIKHSAGGGNVQIVTKKIDLSHVTSKCGSLKNIHHKPGGGRVKIESVKLDFKEKAQAKVGSLENAHHVPGGGNVKIDSQKLNFREHAKARVDHGAEIITQSPGRSSVASPRRLSNVSSSGSINLLESPQLATLAEDVTAALAKQGL